The sequence GAGGGCTTCACGTCCACCAGGCTGCGGGCCACCACTTCCAGCACGGTGTGGCTGCCCTCCATCTCGAAATAGGTGGTGATGTTTCCGAAGGCATCCGAATGCACCGCGCGGCCCACCGGTTGGGGCGTGATCTGGATCTCGTGCCACGGGCAGTGCTGGGTGGGCAGCGGGCGCGGTGCGAGGTGGGCCAGGTGATGGGACACCGTGACAGCTCCCTCGTAGACGTAGCGCGTGCGATGGATGATCCGGTAGTGCATCGGCTCAATAAACCCGGCGGACCGAGTGGCTGAAGTAATGTTGCGTGAGCAGGTCCGAAAGCTCCTCGAAGGACGAGGCGCGTTTCACGAAGCCGGCGCTGTCCGGCACCTCCGCGGAAGGACCGGAGGCCTGCACCAGGGAGGCGACGTGCTCGCGGATGCGCGGCAGCAGACCCGCATCCCGATCACCGGGCAGGGGTTGGCACTGCACCGCGAGGATCGCCGCCTGGGCCGCCGCGCTGCGCGGGTTGGTGGGATCGGCGAGCAGCAGCTCCGCCACCGACGACCAACGGGGGCGCGAGAAATGGCGGCGGCGGTAGGTCATGGTGCTGTCGCAGGTTTCCAGAAGGGGCTCGAGCGCCGGGCAATCGGCGAGCTGGGTACCGGGAGCGGAAGCGAGCAATGAGAGCACCCCGAGCGCGCGTTCGATGCGGCGGCCGATTTCCAGGAACCGCCAGCCGTGGCCGCGGGTCATGTTTTCCGCCTGCATCCCGGCGAAGGCCGCGAGGTGGAGCACCAGTGCATCGAGCGTCTGCACCAGCGCGCTCGCGGTGGGGTGCGACGCGTCCGATTGCAGCAGGTCCTCGAGGCGGTTGAACAAGCGCCAGGTGTCGTCTGAAAGGCGGTCGCGGGCCGAGGCCGCGTTCCACAGCAGCGAGCGGATCAGCGACGGCAACCCGTGCGGCGCGGAGGGGTTGTGAACGAGGCGCGCGAGCACCGGCAGCGGTTGCGGTGGCAGCGAGGTGGCCTCGGTCGGGAGGATTTCCAGGCCGCGCAGCAGGGCGAAGCAGGCATCGCGCTGGGCGCGGCGGGCGGGCGTGAGTTCGCCGCCGAGGCGCTTCACGGTCGTGCGCAGCAGGCGGGTGGCCAGCTCCAGGCGCTCGGCGTAGCGGCCGACCCAGAACAACTGCTCGGCCATGCGGCTGGGGACCTCGGCCCCGGTGGGATCGCGGGCGATCTGGTGGCCATCGAGACGGATCGTCGGCTCGTCGAGCGCGGCGGTGGTTTCGTCCGGGATCCACACGTCCTTCGCGGTTTGCTCGGTGCTGGAGTAGCCATCGAGCAGGATGCCGTTTTTCGCGACGATTCCGAGGCCGCCACGGAGACAGACCGGGCCATCGGCCGATTGCAGGCAGAACGAGCGCCAGATCACCGGGCGGGAGTGGAACTCGCCATCCTCCATCACCGGCGCGAGGCTGGGAGAAACATCGCGCTGCACCACGAAATCGTGCGGCTGCGATTCCAGCACCGAGTGCCACAGGCGGCGCGCGCTTGGAGTCAGTTCCGAGCAGCGCACCGGTTCGCCGGGACCGAAGGCGGGGAAGATGATGTAGCGCTGGAGATCGGCGAACACCTGCTGGCGGACCGGGGCCTGGCCGAGCCACCACGTTTCCACGAACGGCAGCTTCAGGTCCTCGCCGAGCCATTTCCGGCAGATGCCGGGCAGGAACGGCATCAACGCCATGGTGCCCGCGAAGGCCGTGCCGGGCGCGTTCGCCAAGGCCACGTTGCCGGAGCGCCAGACCTCGGCGAGGCCGGGCACCCCGCCACCGCCGTGTGTCCAGAACTCGAGCGGATCGACCGAATCGTCGTCGAGGCGGCAGACCAGGACGTCGACGCGGCGGAGGCCGGAGAGGGTCTTCAGGAACAGTCTCCGCTCGCGCACGGTGAGGTCCGCGGTTTCCACCAGCGGAATGCCCAGCACGCGCGCCTTGTAGGCGTGTTCGAAGTACGAGGGATGTCGGAATCCGGGCGTGAGCAGGACCACGTGCGGCGAGTCCGCACGACCGGAGGCCAGCGAGCGAAGGGTGTCGCGTTCCAACTCGAAAAACGGGGCGATGCCCGCCACGCGGCAGTCCTCGAACTCCGCCTGCAGCACGCTGGCGGTGACGCTGCGGTTCTCCAGCGTCTGGCCGAGGCCGCCGGGAATGCGGGTATGGTCCCGCAGCACCCGCCAAGCCCCCTCCGCGTTCCGGATCAGATCGAAGCCGGCCGAGGAAAGGTAGTGGCCGCCGGTCGGCACGATGCCCCGCAGGTTGGTGAGGAAATGGGGATTGGCGTGGACGAGGTCCGGCGGGATCAAGCCTTCCTCCAGCAGCCGCTGCGGGCCGTAGAGGTCGGTGAGGACCATTTCCAACAGCCGCATGCGCTGGCCGAGACCGGTGGAGACTTTCTTCCACTCCACGGGATCGACCAACAAGGGCAGGGGATCGATGCGCCACGGGCGACCGCTGCCGCCGGCATCGCTGTAGATGTTGTAGGTGGCTCCGAGGTCCTCCAGCAGGCGATCGGACGAGGCGGAGAGGCGGACACGTTCGTCCGGAGACCAGTGCTCCATCGAGCGCGCGAGCCGCTGCCAGAGCGGGCGCACCTTGCCGGTGGAGCCGGTCATTTCGTCCCACGCGCCGCCTTGACCGTGACCGGAGAGCGACGCGACGGGGA comes from Luteolibacter sp. LG18 and encodes:
- a CDS encoding circularly permuted type 2 ATP-grasp protein, translating into MSHSGPYLFPVASLSGHGQGGAWDEMTGSTGKVRPLWQRLARSMEHWSPDERVRLSASSDRLLEDLGATYNIYSDAGGSGRPWRIDPLPLLVDPVEWKKVSTGLGQRMRLLEMVLTDLYGPQRLLEEGLIPPDLVHANPHFLTNLRGIVPTGGHYLSSAGFDLIRNAEGAWRVLRDHTRIPGGLGQTLENRSVTASVLQAEFEDCRVAGIAPFFELERDTLRSLASGRADSPHVVLLTPGFRHPSYFEHAYKARVLGIPLVETADLTVRERRLFLKTLSGLRRVDVLVCRLDDDSVDPLEFWTHGGGGVPGLAEVWRSGNVALANAPGTAFAGTMALMPFLPGICRKWLGEDLKLPFVETWWLGQAPVRQQVFADLQRYIIFPAFGPGEPVRCSELTPSARRLWHSVLESQPHDFVVQRDVSPSLAPVMEDGEFHSRPVIWRSFCLQSADGPVCLRGGLGIVAKNGILLDGYSSTEQTAKDVWIPDETTAALDEPTIRLDGHQIARDPTGAEVPSRMAEQLFWVGRYAERLELATRLLRTTVKRLGGELTPARRAQRDACFALLRGLEILPTEATSLPPQPLPVLARLVHNPSAPHGLPSLIRSLLWNAASARDRLSDDTWRLFNRLEDLLQSDASHPTASALVQTLDALVLHLAAFAGMQAENMTRGHGWRFLEIGRRIERALGVLSLLASAPGTQLADCPALEPLLETCDSTMTYRRRHFSRPRWSSVAELLLADPTNPRSAAAQAAILAVQCQPLPGDRDAGLLPRIREHVASLVQASGPSAEVPDSAGFVKRASSFEELSDLLTQHYFSHSVRRVY